The region ATGCAGTCACAATGAGCAAGTTAATGTTGAAAGAGGGACCGGAATATGGAAATCCGATAGTTACGGGACATTAAAATCACCGAGGTATGTTATTTATCTATAATAATAATCCTGTTTTTTGTATCGTTTACAACTTATGCGCTATTCTtgcgattgtgttttgtgtagGGCGATTTAAAAAGATTACATAAACGATCATACTAGAACTCCACTACCAGCAGTGAAGTTAACGATCAATTGATAATCATTATGTACCGTTTTATTTAGTtaataaaaccgaaaaactaGAAGACATATTGGGGCTTATTTTTCATGAAAGTGTTAACAATtaacgaaaaataaatattaaatattgtATCTATTTTACACAGTCttcaacgaaagcaaacaaattccccccccccccacaatgTAACACTAGCAGCCCCTCGCCAGCACCCACAAGATCAATAAAACGTCGCTAGTATGCTTAAGACAAATAAACAACCCCCAGATTGATCACTTCCTGACGAGAGAACGAAAACTTTGGTACGGCAGAAGCGCATCACACACATCTGGTGCGTGCGAAGAATCTTCGATACTTCTTGATCCCCGTGATCACGTGCGTTTCGATGCCGTTAGCGAGATGCCCTCCCAACCGTATATATTGGTTGTGGGCGTGTAGATGAGCGACTGTGCTCGTTTGTTTAAACAGTTATCGTGCCAAATTGTGCCAAAAGTGCGTGTAAAGTAAACAGCACACACCTCTTCCTACCAAGAGTGACCATGACCGACCCCACACACCTCGAAACAGCGTTAAAATGCGTGTACCCGAAGGCAGTCACACACAATCGGGCGTACCGAGTTCTTTTGGCGTGTTGTCGTTTCGGCAAAATGGCCAACCCGGGGGCCGGTTCGATCCACCAACTGTCGAATCGTCAGAGAATTAAAGGCCCCCCCCGGCGTGGTGAGGGAGCGTCGTGTTCTGGTACCATTCGGACGACGCGGTTCGctagttttctgttttgttcgattgttcGAATATCGCAatatggggtggtggtgttgggttatttttaaataagaCCTCGACGAAGCCATTGATATGGCCACCTTCCCGTCCAAGGTGTGGCTCTTCTGCTTAGTTCTGGTTCATCTCATGGCGCCTACAACAACAAGCGAAGTATCATTAAGGGAGACAATGGCAAGGCTCGGTGGGATGAAGTAAAGAAAATCGCCGGTTGGTCAATTGACTCCGATGGACAAAGACTCTAGGAGCATGTCGTAAAGGGCGCGATCGCTACGATGTTGTCACAGCCGATCGCTATCCGTGATTGCTCTTCGTAAGACAGACAGTCAGTCAGCCGGACTGACGGACGGATGGTgctaatggtggtggatgatgatatAAATAAACTTTTACTCTGCCGAATGGCGAGAAGTGAATTCCCATGTCGCCATTAGCGGTCGCTGAAATGGTGCGGTATACGGTGGGGGAGCTCACTGATGGTGAATAGTCCCGCGATAACGCCACAGAGGATtcacggtggtgttggtggagctgATACGCACTCTTTGTGTGTAATCACCCCGCGGGAATCTTCTTAGCCGTTGTAAAATCGCCTCAACATCTCAAGAAGACCGCCAGCATGATTTCAATGGATGTTTGTCCCGCGTGGGGAGGTCTTGGCTTTAGGAAGGAGAGGTAATCCGTAAGCACGTGCTTCCACCCGGTAGGTTGATGTGCCGTCTATGTCGCACTATCTTTGAAAACGCTTCTTGGAGTGAAGGATATCATTGAAATTCCACATCTTCACGACGGTTTGCGTTAGTTATCGAAGCAAGCGAAGCGTGGATTACAGCGTGGAGAGACTTGTTTGCTTTGATTAGGCCACACTTTTCGGCGagcaaaaatgtttacaaacaaaagcCAGCAAAAACCAGCGACGAGATGCCGCCCAGGGAGAAGGGGCCAGAAGGGGCAACCTATACACAAATCGTTGATGTGCTTCGCTTTCCGGTGGTTGACCGTGCGCGCGGTGACGGACGGTGCTTTTCCCTTTACGGCAGGGCTTTTTATTCCGGTCAGCGGAGAGTGAGTACAGCATAAAATCAGGTTCGGCGTCTTCGTTCGCACACGCGATGTCCGAACCCCCCCGAGGGGCGATGGCGGGAGGAAAAGTTGTTTGtccgctttccatttcctcacCGTTCCCGGCAGCGCATACATATATATACCGTTGCAGTTTGCATCTCCCCGAACGGCACCTGCTAAAATCGACTCTCAATCCGAGATCGAATgcggcaaaaaaaatggtttctaTGATTGTTCCACATTGCCTGTGTCCCCGGAGGGTGGAAACAGGAAGCCGGATTCACCCATAGTTGGCGTTACCTGGGAGACGAGCTgcgtttattatttttttcttctgctgcctccTAGATCAATTACCGTTCTTCACGTAGAACCGTGTACCCGGACGCGGCAGAACCTAGAACCCATCGGCAcgtacacgcacaccaccgggCGAGAAATCCTTCGCGATATGattcgcacgcacacgacaGGCACAATCGCGCgaacagacgcacacacgggagcgattttttttgtttcgcgaaAAGACGGAAACGCGGAGATGGGCAAAAAGtacgccgtcgccgccgccttTACCAGGAGTCGCACCGTTTTCTACGGGAAATTCCGTTGGAGAAGATgcgcccgccagccagccagcggggCACGGGTTGTTCCCAAAACGATGTGCGCCATTTTTGGTCGGATTCAAGATAGTAGTGTGTGCCCTTTCCTCGTGCGTGAGGCGgagggcggcggcggcgacccCGCGACACTCGTATTTATGTTAGGGCAGGTTGGCGGGGTTCGGAAAATAAACTATAAATAATCGTCGCTGGCATGcggtgacaaaaaaaatgaaacgccCGCCAGGCAAAGGTGGCGTGTGGTAATCAGCGGCCGTTCGGTCTGCCCGGAAAGCGCTTACCCTTTTCCTGCTGCCGAGATCGCGTTCCGCCGTGTCCGAGACGATAACTACTGCTGTGGGCTGCCTTGAGGACGATTCTTTCGCTATCGCTGGCGCTGTTGCTTCAGTTGCAACGATTTCGGTgaaaagacacacacacacacaggaaCACAAAAGTTCACGAAAGAAGGATAACGCTCTTCTCGGATCGGCAGGACGCGGTGAACCTTTCCGGTTGTTCTTTCGCTCAAAACACGCAGAACGTAGAGGGCTCCGCTGCCGTTGGTAatttgttgcttctgctttgtttgctttggttttcaCGTTCGCTCGCAGTTTGCTGCCCGGAAGCACACTTTGCGATAGGACCGGCCTGGAAAAACGGACGAAAACGGCACAAAAACCCGTAAAACTGCTAAAAACGGTTCCGAAAGCGCGGCCTTTTCTGAACGGTTGAAGGCGGAGGTTAAAGTAGTTGAGTTGAGCAGACGCGGCGGCTAGAAAAGGCGGCCACAAAAAGGGGCGGCTAGAAAACAGTTTATACTGGCACGTTCAGCCACGTTCAACAgcgtttttacttttcttttccgctgttttcccGAAGTTTATAGGAGGAAATTTGTAGTTAAAATATTAGCAATTCTTTAATAAAAAGGCCGAGGAAGCGTAAAACCGATCAGAAAACTAAACCACTTTTTGCCTCGCTGCTCACCGAAACTCACCACAAGTATCTGAACCTCGGGCGTGCGTGAAAGCAGCCCGGCCACAAAAGAGAGAAGGCAGGAAGTTGGGAAACGTAATTACGGGACACGTAATTTTGGATTTTGGAACACAAAACCTTTGACTGTAAGTATTTTAGTGCCACGGGGAGGTATTTTCAACTGGGCTGCACCGTTTAGCATCCTCGCACACGGGTCCCGTCGAGTGGATCGGTCTTAAATTGAGAAAACGACGATCAGGTGCCCCCCTCAGCGCGTTCGCTTAGCCCCACCGCGTTGTGCATGATCGACCGGTCCTTGCCGGCTTCCACTGCAGCCCCGCGACTTAATGCGTGGGGGCGTCTTTTAATGCGGGTCCCCCTCGAGCAATCTAACGTGGTGCCTGCCGTTCGCTTCTCGCCGTTTCAGTCCGATACGCAATACGATGGAGCAGTTGATACAGAACCAGGTGATTTCGGCCGCGGTGCAGCTGGAGAAACAGCTCGACAACgagctcgatcgattggacTCCTTCAACACGGACGATCTGGACCAGCTGCGCCAGCAGCGTATCCAGCAGCTCAAGAAACAGGCCCAACAGCGGCAAGAGTGGAAAAACAACGGACACGGCGAGTACAGCGAGCTCGCCGATGAGAAGGAGTTTTTCGCCATGTCCAAAAAGTCGGCCAACATCGTTTGCCACTTCTATCGCGACTCGACCCCGCGCTGCCGTATCGTGGACATGCACCTGAAGATCCTGGCCGAGAAGCATCTCGAGGCAAAGTTCTGCAAGGTGAACGCCGAGCGGTGCCCCTTCCTGACGGAGCGGCTTCGCATCAAGGTGATACCGAGCATCGCGCTCATCAAGGACAGCAAGACGAAGGACTACATCGTTGGCTTCACGGATTTGGGCAACTGTGACGATTTCAGCACCGAGATGCTCGAGTGGCGCATCGCACAGTCGGGTGCGATCGAGTACAACGTATGTACCGCCGTTAGCATTTCGGGCGTTGCGGCGCTTCTCTCTaatctcctctttcttctgcCTCCAGGGCGATCTGCTCACACCACCGGATGTGAAAAAGCACAAGAAACCAGCGAACCAGAAAACGATCCGAGGCGGCTACGATTCGGATGATTCGGATATCGATTTCGACGATTAAAGGCAGGACTGGCGGACTACTGGGAcctgtggcggcggtggtggcgtgcgaCAGAAGGCGCATAGTATCATAGCACAATCGTTAGGCGCCCTAAGGGAATTCACGTCACGTGTGAACGTCTCTCTTAGCTTCCGATCGGCGGCAAGCAGTCTCCAGCATTACGCGAAGcatgaaaaaggcaaaaaggtTTTACTGTAGATGACTATGAGATTGCGATTAAGATAATTACCGTTTATTTTCTAGAATATCTAAACCTAAGGCTTActcacagcatcagcacagcTTGCTGTGTGCGCGGTACCACTTTCCTTTCGTTAGTAGTGCTCCATCCGCGGTATCCCCCCCTCTTCACATATCTTCTCGATTCTGGTACCGCAGCCCTTAACGATGAGTCCGTCTCCTCTCAGTACACATCCCG is a window of Anopheles aquasalis chromosome 2, idAnoAquaMG_Q_19, whole genome shotgun sequence DNA encoding:
- the LOC126571335 gene encoding thioredoxin domain-containing protein 9 gives rise to the protein MEQLIQNQVISAAVQLEKQLDNELDRLDSFNTDDLDQLRQQRIQQLKKQAQQRQEWKNNGHGEYSELADEKEFFAMSKKSANIVCHFYRDSTPRCRIVDMHLKILAEKHLEAKFCKVNAERCPFLTERLRIKVIPSIALIKDSKTKDYIVGFTDLGNCDDFSTEMLEWRIAQSGAIEYNGDLLTPPDVKKHKKPANQKTIRGGYDSDDSDIDFDD